TAATGAATGAATTAAAACCATCCACCAAAGTCACAAGAaaaggaccacaaatatccatAGAAATTCATTCTAATATAGTCTTTTGCTCTAAATGGCTCGGTTTTTATTTGCTTgacgtattttcctttaatgcaatctatgtaGTGGTCAAAGTcgaagaagtctaagggttggagaatcttttccttaatgagacgctccattctccccctcaAAATGTGGCCTAAACAACAATGTCACAGTTTTGAAGAGGTCTCATCATTTGCACTTCTCTTCCTCTTGTTACTTACATCACAGACATTCAAATATACAGATGATTCATTCAGatgaagcatataaagtttgtcttgttggatggcaagaccaatatTGTATGAATTAAACTTAAAAATGCACTTATTGTTgccaaaattacaatgaaaatcGTCATCATCTAACATAGAAAGTGAAATGAGGTTCCTCCTCATGGGAGAGCATCAACTACATTATTAAGCCTAAAAGTGAAGCCACTATCAAGAACTAAGGGAAGTGATCCGACAACTTCAATTTCAAAttccttcccattggccactctaagacttcgctcccaCTTTCTTAGTGTTCTCAGGGTAAGGAATCACTATAAGAGGTTAGTAACATACACAGtagcacctgagtcaatccaccagtAATTAAGGGGAAAATCAGAATAAAGAGATTCATTaatgaatgttattaaatcattacccCTTCTTACAAGCCACTTTAGGAAACCAGCGCAGTATCTCTGGTAGTGTCCTTTattgtggcagaagtggcatccaTCATCCTCAGTTGCTTAAGTGGCAGGAGAAGGAGCAGGTGCCTTGGGTGCCCTCTGCACTGCATTGTCGAGCTTATGGGAGAAATGCATCTTCTTCTTAGACTTAAAGTCTCCTTGAAATTTTCTATTACTGGGCCGGTAACATGATGcacaaaatatttctttttggCCTTCAACCTCTCCTCTTCTTGGACACACATcgcgatcaagtcgctcatggtACACTTCTCCTTCTAAGTATTGTAGTTGATATTAAAAGGAGTATACTCAGGAGAGTGATATCATAATGAAATGGACAAGAAATCCCTCAGAGATCTCCATGTCCATGCCCTTGAGCTTGCCAACCATATCTGTCATCATCATAATGTGCTCTCTTATGCTGTCGGACCCATCAGATTTAGTGCTTAAGAGCCTTTGAATGAGCTTAGtggcataaaccttggaggtgtctttgaattgctcctccacagatgcCAAGTATGTCTTAGCAGTATTGGAGTCAGGGATTGCTCCCATTATCCCAACTGATATAGAGCTCTTCATAATCATTAGGGATAAATAGTTCGATTGCTCCCACTTCTCAGCAATTAAATCATAAGTTTTCTTAAGTTCACCATAATTCTCCACAGCAACGGTGGGAGCAGTAAGAGtgtcaaccctgagtgcataatCAAGGTCCAGAACACCAAGGACAATCGTTACCTTTTCTTTCCAAGTGGGAAAATTGTTCCCCATGAGCTACTCTATGCCATCAATTGCTGCTACAACGTTGGAAGTGTTAACAGCTGAAGGAAAATTTTGGGCCAGATTAGAAAATTATCATGAAGAAATAATTTGCAcaataataaccctacattgGTTCTACCAAAATCATGCAAAGTTAAACTCCAATTAGTATCACCGTTGAGCAAAAAAACGgaaaagaattttttattaaacGCATTAAAGGCACATAACTACAATCAAcattggtcagaaagtaattatggacCTTCGTAAAATTGATCGTAAAATTCTCTGGAAAAAATCTTCCCGTTGGTTCCAATTCATTTAGAGAATTAACCATAATTCTttgtacactaaacataattatTTTGAGCCATGTTCATTGAGAAATCTAGTGCATAAATTGAAAATACATTAATATCACTAGGGAATTCAGCTAAAATGAAAGGGCCAAAAAATCCTTTAAAACGGTCCAGCCGGCCGCGCGGCCCAAAAACTCCCATGTGCGCCTCGACCCGGTCGAGAGCGCAACCCAACGGATCCTGTGCCAGCCCAACACGCGAGCTCGTTAGGGCGTTGGCTCGGGACGATGACATGAGTCTATCTTGGCCACACATCTTCATCCGACGATTCTCTGAGAAGAGAGATTTCACCCAAAACAAAATCACGATCAGCCCtgtaaccctaaccctagctcaCTCTCTCCCCTCCCTTCCAAGTTCACCACACCGCGAGAAGAAATaatgtgagagagagagagagagagagagagagagagagagagagggagtaagAGGTGGCAGGGAGGTTTAAAAAGATCTAATTCGAGGCACTCATACATTTGCATATATGCACAAACATGATCAACAAGATCTAATCCGAGGCAATTTGAACCAAACATAATCAGTTGCATCTAATTTACATCAATTAGGTCTAAGTTGAATCTAAACTTGGCCATACATAGCTAATTCATGAACATATGTGCATAATCACAACTCAATCATATTGATCCGAGCCTAATTTGCATTAACATAAGCTAAAGCATCACTGAACATGAATTATTAGCGCTAATTCATGAGCAATAGGGTCCTAATCACCATCAATTCTCCCTAACTCATCTGACGTGAGACCAATTAACTCAAAATTGGATTCAATTAGGCTAGGGAGGCTCAGATGCGATTGTTAGACTTGATCTTATCTAATTGACATGAAGGCCTAGCCCTTAGACATTGAATACCTGTTATAGCGGAATTGTTAGGTGACTTACCTAGTTCTAAGGAAGCTATTAGGGTGTCGATGATGTCTTGGGGCAGAACGGCAGTGAGAGTCAAttgcttggtgaagatgtcacTGGCGCGGTGATGGGTGAGCCGGGGTGATGCAGGTGCAGATGGCGATGGCGCAGTGGTGGTCTTCGCTACACTGTAGCACCCCTGGTGATTGGTCTAGGGTTTAGGTGTATAGGATGTGCGTTGGTCTCGTGTAATTGATGATCCTGATGTTAACCCCCTTTATATAGCGTTGCGTGGAACAGGATCGCAACCAAATAAGGTTGGTTGCGCATCTGATCAGGACACGAGGTGGGGATGGACTCCCCCTTTATCTCTTGGTCACATTTGGTTATGATGAGTTAGGGATAGAGCCTAGATCACTTCGAACATTTACATTGCCAATCGGTCGATCGAGTGCCTGCAAAACGTGTTGTGCGCGCGACCGGCCTCTAACTAGAACACAGCCAAGAGAGATCAGAAGCCTTAGGAATCTTTAGACATTGTTTGTCACCGTCGTGTAGTACATGTATTTCCCGGCCCAGTGCCATCCCCATTCCCTGGATCCAATTACACAACACTATTTTAACAGTTTTCACCTCGGGCGATTCTCAAGACCACCGGCTGCTAGCAACAGCCAACTTGGCACATCAAGTCCAATGAAAGCAATACACACACGGATCCGGATGCCCATGTTGCTGGTAAGAACATGAAAATTCCAATAGACCATATCAACATATGATTTATCAGGATCTTTCATTTGCGTTGAGATTCGTATTAAAAAGCTAGATGAAAAAATCATAGGAATTGTGATAGAATCAACAGATGAATAAATATCACGTGAGAATAATAAATGATCAAAATAGACTGTGCATATAAAGAACATACGAAGTTTCATTTTCCTTCAAGTAACGAGGAGATGCCccctaagaccatctccaaggGATTCTCATCAGGGATCAAATTCCCTTTACAAAGGaattttcattttcttcagcGTTCTAACGGTTTTTCTTTATAGTTCTCGTTACGAAGAAATTCCTCAgatcattttttttagatatgattctttctcttctttttttaagagaaattGTTAGAGacgagagaaaataaaagaatcaGATAGGACGAAATAAAGAGAATCCGGTAAGAGAATGGTCTAAGGCCAACCAGCCGCTGGCGCCGTACGTGAACAGCGTTAATCCTTAAAGCCAGCAGCGTTGAATCTTAGAAAGATACGCGCCTACCTAGATTACCGCTGGGCATGGACATCTCGATGGACCGTTCGTACGCGTCCCTTGGATCCTCGTGTTTCGGACCGAGTAATCCCGGCCCCGCCCGTGTACCAGCATGTAACCTAAGCACCGGCCggccgcatgcatgcatgcgtgacTAAAGCCTGCAATGCGCCCTGCGAGTGCGCGCGCCCGgccctgccgctgccgctgccgctgccgcgcgAGATGATACTGCCTTGGCAGTCTCGGTGCACCGATCCGTCGTCTGCCGTACGCCTGGGAAACGCGACGAGATTCACTCCATTTCCCGTGAGAATCGACGAATCCCTACGGGGCCCCAGAAGATCACGAACGATCTGGGTCCGGCGTTGCGCGACCGGTTTGTGTGGGGTGGggtgcccggccggccggcccgTGCGTTCAAACAGGTGTACGTCGTCAGTCGCGTGCGGCCGGCCGGGTCGGTTGTCGACGCTTCGCACTGTCCTCGCTCTCTCCTGAACTCCTGCTGCCTGCAGCTAGCTCTGCCTTCCTCCcttgcttgcatgcatgcaacgaCGGTGCGGGCCCCGTTACACGCATGCACGCGCAGCAGCGTCAGGTCGTGCCTCTCTGATCCATGGCACGGCATTGTTAAGAGTGGATCTCTTGAGGCCAACGTGTATTTCCCTAAAGCCGTATGTAATAGTTGCACCAATTGGCTACCTGGCTTTCTAGCGTGTAGTACTATATATTTTGTTGGTGCGGCGCCCATGCATGCTCGAGTGAAGATAGGATTGGGGTGGCCGGCCGGTGCTAGCGCGGCGCCCATGCATGCATCGATGGCGAGCGGGACTTAGCTTTTCCCTCTCCATCGATGGGATGCTATGCATGGCGACCACATGCATGACATATATCAAGGCTGCAATAATCGTGTTGGGACCGGTTACGTACGTACGTGTCTCTCGGTAACATCGCGTCGATCGCCTTTTCTTTATGCCATGCATGAGCTGCCACTACTATAAAATTAATCATAATGTCACCTTATAAATACTGGTTTAGTTAAAATCAGTACCGATAAGATATCGGTACTGATTGGTAGTAAAATCAAATATCAACACATCTATTTAGATAAAAACCGGCATCGGTTTCTAATAATAACCAGCACTAATACTACGATCGGACccaaaaattctatacaatAGAAATTTAGTTCGTGATCAGGCGTCCGCTCTGCTCAGTCCTACGCCATCGCTCGGGATATCATCAATGTTGcacttgtaccgtggtgcattacAAAtacgacatgcttccaagtctgcatccccgCGAACAATATGCAGTCGTTTTCACgtacatgtattttctctacttccaatcctaacgggcagacaacctgtTTGGCATGGTACATACtttcgggcaacacattctcccttggaagcaattccctcaagaattctaataATTCATTGAGggccttatcggcccaaccattgctagccttcatttgcatcagtgtcagcaccacatgcaacttgttgtgctcatctttacagtttaggtaaactagtgttttagagtcctctaccatacactggaacttttgatgttatctctcactggtgaagtctccctccccatcgcgcaataTTTGCTCTAAGCCAtattcattgttgccaacaaaagtgtcccctccatcgttctcgacaaaagtatcttcaaataccGACATATTGAAGTCTTCGTTAGTAGTCATATCGTTGCTTATATattcttcgactgttggttgcccttcacgtccaacatcttcaaattcaccgtgctcagtccaacgggtatagccagccttgaaacccctgcgaatcaacTGTGtatggatctgctctatgtttaaaaactgcttctcattcttgcaatcgacACAcgaacatatatagtgatcagcATGCTTCCTTTTTGGTTTCTTGTACACTGCAGCAGCTCTCAGAAAATCCTCAACgccaacaaagaactctggccctcaATCCTTGTACCTCCATGACCGGttcatctgcaaatcattatagtTAAATatattcaacttataatcattaaacatttcaaaatctagaccaAATTCATTGAATcacctcgcatcctgattggtccccatatgagggcccatctccttccggtacttgggcctgGTCGgaggacccgccttccaaaggctgccgtgTCCGATTGCGACTCATGGGTGGACGTGTCATTTctacaacacaatattctatcaattgtgttaaattcactacattgattaatgaacagaggaaatccactggattattatttaaattcaacactataaaaatatacgcaaaccacatactagaaaattggagctagattttaggggtatttgcaaatacctccctgattttttattctttgcaaggatgccactcgaatgacagttctagtggtattttgtAATTTCCTaatggcaataatggttcaagtagtggcaaatttgtaattgttcatagattttaatgtacgcacccacatatatttatatgtgaCTATTAATATACTCTTAAAtaatctacaatgataaaatagggatctttctctaatttatatcatattggagctcttactcattccaaaattcaacatcaaagaacaaccacctaaattcaaatctagagcgaTATAACAACTAAAttcaactaagaatcaaatgtagataaTCTCTatcatctaacaatgacaaagttgcaaacttttcctaaattagatctcaattgcatctctaaattcATAACCAcggaacaagcaccaaccatcaaccctagagcaatctaccaagtaaatatattaaaaaaatatatagatcatcttattaaccttagagcacttgactcctccaaatcttgaatccttcaaccgtagagatggcaaaaaATGGCGATCGACGCTGTTCTGTTGGGCTTACAGTGGCTCTGGTCGTGCTTGGGGGGCTCTGGTCACGCTTGGGGGCCTCTGGTTGCACTTGGGGGAGAAGGGGGCTTTATACTGCAGCACCCCAACAACGTCGTTTGGTAtatcgaaccggcactgatagtgtctatcagtgccagttattAACTCCTCAGTGGTTATTCGCGcacgggagtttaagaaccggtactgatacttcaACATTATCTGTTACTGTTGAACCGATATTTATGGGACGCTACATATAtggtgttctatagtagtgaaagAGAAGCATGAAGTATAGTTAATGGAGCTTGATGAGGATttaataattaaaaatttattagaaATAAGGTATGTGCCAAAGATAAATCATTATTGTACATGTGTCATTCATCCGATACAATAGCCTTCATAACCACTATAAGGTAAATAAAGCACGTGCTGATATTCCAAACAGTTCATCATATTCTACACGAAAATTATCCACATATTAGGAAGGAGTTCTCCAGATATTTGAAAGTAATACAATTCATAAAGGTTACATTAAGAGACTCCGAGTACAGTACATCTTCCTGACCcaactatataaggaggggaggGAGTACATATAAGAGGAGAGGAAAAAGGAGATAAAAAAGGAAGCGATGTTGGATGGCAGAAGCCAGACGAACAATATGAAGCAAACCTAGTTGGATAGAAGCAGAAATAACCCATTAAAATTCATAGTAGATTCGAGCCACGTTTAGATTAATCTGCCAATGGCTTTAGGATTTAAAACACACAAAAAACTTATCGAGGTCATTAGAGTTAGATTTAGACACACCCACATTTTAGTTATTTTCTTCTAAGATTAATCGAGGCATAataggacgtagggctattatcttaAAGAAGGTATAAACCTGTATACATGTCTTCCTCTTCAATGCACACAATTGATAATCAGATATCTCTACTTTAAATAAATACTTCCATAATCAACCTTAACCATTGTTGACAAGACTCCAAACACGACCATTAGCTACGAgactaagggtctgtttggtagagctctccctAATTCAAATTCTTTATGGAGAGTGATTCttggaagtgattctgtggctgaaagtgattctgtagATTAAACTATATGGAGGAAATGATTCTAGGTGGGAAGTGAATCTGGGAAAGCTGCTTTTTTTCAGCTCtctagcttctagttcatttcagcaAATTACTCCCACGAATTTCACTCAacgagctaaaagctgaaagctgctgtttagCAAAGCTCCTCTGTTTCCAGTCAGAAATTAGCTGCTCTGGAAGCTTTACCAAACAAATCATAAGATACCATATGTGTTGATAGTTTTCATAGGAATTGTTCCTAAAATCCAAATCTTGAAAAAAGTAGGCTTGATATCACTTCAAAGTTAGGGCATGCAATTTTGATTCGGGGTTATACACAAAAatctaaagctaaaacaaacaatcTAATTCTAGAAATTAATTCTCAAACTCCAAAGCTATCTCTGTCGTTGGAATCCACAATCTCACGTCTAATCTGTTTGTATTATGATGCTGTCACCAGGGTACTACAGAAATTGTGTACTTTCTCCACATTAAAATTAATCCAAAGCTAAGACGTCAGCATGTCGCAATCTAAAATTAGCTTTTGAAAAAACTGTTGCAAAAACAATTAAGCCTTATCTGCTATCTTAATATTTGGAGCCTCTATGTTTGCTTTTAAGTTATAAAATTACCATCTAAATTAGAGTAAAAAAATCTACGCCGTTTAAGGCTTAAGTGGGTCTTAATTATAACGGTGTAGATTTCCGTATGAGATATGGAAGTCCATGGCAGCTACAAGTGCTTACTATTCAAAATGTGGTGTATTAGCATGATGAAACAATCTCGCGCATATATGGAACcgtgaagagagagaaaaagaaagaccAAGAATAACAACTAAGCCCTTTTAATTGTTCCAATCTCACattacaagaaaaaggaaaaaaaaagaaaaaacgaaCAATGCAAATTAGACCCAACAACACTAGCGAGAAAGAACTCCCCCTCACGCTTGGTCCACGCAGCCCCCTCACGACGTTAGGCATGGCGAAGCAAGATGCAACATTCTGATAGTGGCAAAAGACAGCAATGAAGTCGTGGATTAGTAAGGCAGAAGGCAAGAGACGGGTTAGGCCACGTAGTTCGTGGTGACCAAAGCAAGCGTGGACAATGAGCAACCCGTAGGACTGGAGACGGTGAAGTGGCCATCTGCGACGGTGACAAGCGACATCGACGAAGCTGTGGATCAATAGGACAGAATGCGAGAACTGAGTCGGGCCGCGTAGTTCACGGCCAGCAGGTAGGTGTTAGTCATGCGCAACTCATAGTGCGAGACTTGGGTTGTGTAGTTCGCGGTCGCTGCCACATGGGCAAGGCGCAACCCGTAGGAACAAAGATGGTGGAGCGATCTGTGCCAGTGACAAAGAGCACAGACGAAGTAGTGAATTAGCTAGGAGTTCAGAATATGAGAGAGCCAAACTTGGGTCACCAAGTTCACGGTCATAACAACAAGCGATATTGACAAAACAGTGAATCATTATGGCAGAGAGCGAAGCCAAGCTTGGGCCGCATAGTTCGTGGTCGCAGCCGCAAAGAGGCGTAGGCAAGGCACAAGTATTGATGATCAACAGC
The nucleotide sequence above comes from Phragmites australis chromosome 4, lpPhrAust1.1, whole genome shotgun sequence. Encoded proteins:
- the LOC133914773 gene encoding uncharacterized protein LOC133914773 translates to MGNNFPTWKEKVTIVLGVLDLDYALRVDTLTAPTVAVENYGELKKTYDLIAEKWEQSNYLSLMIMKSSISVGIMGAIPDSNTAKTYLASVEEQFKDTSKVYATKLIQRLLSTKSDGSDSIREHIMMMTDMVGKLKGMDMEISEGFLVHFIMISLS